In Clarias gariepinus isolate MV-2021 ecotype Netherlands chromosome 1, CGAR_prim_01v2, whole genome shotgun sequence, one DNA window encodes the following:
- the adcyap1a gene encoding adenylate cyclase activating polypeptide 1a isoform X2: MIMSGSRGTLGFLIYALLVQCSASSPLRLETAAYDEDGTSLADLAFDSEQLALRSSPSETDDVYEIYSPSEKRGGSAMEEADALAKRHSDGVFTDSYSRYRKQMAVRKYLAAVLGKSPEDLDLHQFLQDIDIGAVPDGDEFEAFMRNCEQFIPNFLAL, encoded by the exons ATGATCATGTCTGGGAGCAGAGGGACTTTAGGCTTCCTCATCTACGCGCTCCTGGTGCAGTGCAGCGCGTCCTCGCCGCTCAG ACTGGAGACTGCGGCGTATGATGAAGACGGGACTTCATTAGCAGACTTGGCCTTTGACTCAGAGCAGCTCGCACTCAGAAGCTCCCCATCAGAGACGGACGATGTCTACGAGATCTATTCTCCTTCAGAGAAAAG AGGAGGCAGTGCTATGGAGGAGGCAGATGCTCTGGCTAAGCGCCACTCGGACGGTGTGTTCACTGACAGCTACAGCCGCTACCGGAAGCAAATGGCCGTGCGGAAATATCTGGCCGCCGTCCTCGGCAAAAG CCCTGAAGACTTAGATTTGCACCAATTTCTACAAGACATAGACATTGGGGCGGTTCCAGATGGGGATGAGTTTGAGGCATTTATGAGGAACTGTGAGCAGTTCATTCCCAATTTCCTG GCTTTGTGA
- the adcyap1a gene encoding adenylate cyclase activating polypeptide 1a isoform X1, with protein sequence MIMSGSRGTLGFLIYALLVQCSASSPLRLETAAYDEDGTSLADLAFDSEQLALRSSPSETDDVYEIYSPSEKRMERHADGMFNKAYRQKLGQLSARKYLATLMAKRVGGGSAMEEADALAKRHSDGVFTDSYSRYRKQMAVRKYLAAVLGKSPEDLDLHQFLQDIDIGAVPDGDEFEAFMRNCEQFIPNFLAL encoded by the exons ATGATCATGTCTGGGAGCAGAGGGACTTTAGGCTTCCTCATCTACGCGCTCCTGGTGCAGTGCAGCGCGTCCTCGCCGCTCAG ACTGGAGACTGCGGCGTATGATGAAGACGGGACTTCATTAGCAGACTTGGCCTTTGACTCAGAGCAGCTCGCACTCAGAAGCTCCCCATCAGAGACGGACGATGTCTACGAGATCTATTCTCCTTCAGAGAAAAG AAtggaaagacatgcagatgggATGTTTAATAAAGCCTACAGGCAAAAGCTGGGTCAGTTATCAGCCCGGAAATACCTGGCTACTCTGATGGCAAAACGTGTAGG AGGAGGCAGTGCTATGGAGGAGGCAGATGCTCTGGCTAAGCGCCACTCGGACGGTGTGTTCACTGACAGCTACAGCCGCTACCGGAAGCAAATGGCCGTGCGGAAATATCTGGCCGCCGTCCTCGGCAAAAG CCCTGAAGACTTAGATTTGCACCAATTTCTACAAGACATAGACATTGGGGCGGTTCCAGATGGGGATGAGTTTGAGGCATTTATGAGGAACTGTGAGCAGTTCATTCCCAATTTCCTG GCTTTGTGA